A genomic stretch from Bradyrhizobium quebecense includes:
- a CDS encoding purine-cytosine permease family protein yields MLLKQTQLPAQDEAGFDAHGIEPVPATHRTSSSSDQFWIWTGANIAPINWVLGALGIQLGLSLLQTLAVIVVGNLFGAALFAAFCLMGHRTGVPQMVLGRLAFGRRGAYLPALAQVLMPMGWVAINTWIVLDLCMAALERMGIGGGIELKYAIAVLVMLFQIGIAAWGFNAIKVFERYTMPFILLIMAVMTALAFLRVDIRWQSATVTGMPAFAAATQLMTAIGIGWGISWLTYAADYTRFTRPSLGAAKVFRATFLGMFLPTVWLAFLGAAIASAGAGSDPSKLIIAAFGAMALPVLLVLLHGPIATNIVVIYSAALSSLALDLRRPRWVISVLSGLIASAILYAFLQSGDFAHAFDNFMVALIVWISPWAGVTLADFYLVRRGRIDVASLYEEPGRDRDFNWAGLIAFAAGFVAAWAFQMGTIKAMQGPLALATGGVDLSWLTGIGVAMASYLALHRLFGRPLARSVPSPAVDTASIEPAPTST; encoded by the coding sequence ATGTTGCTCAAGCAGACACAGCTTCCGGCGCAGGATGAAGCCGGCTTCGATGCCCACGGAATTGAGCCGGTGCCGGCGACGCACCGCACGTCGTCATCATCAGATCAGTTTTGGATCTGGACCGGCGCGAACATCGCACCGATCAACTGGGTGCTGGGCGCGCTCGGCATCCAGCTCGGCCTGAGCCTGCTGCAAACGCTTGCCGTCATCGTTGTCGGCAATCTGTTCGGCGCGGCGCTGTTTGCCGCCTTCTGCCTGATGGGACATCGCACCGGCGTGCCGCAGATGGTGCTGGGCCGGCTGGCGTTCGGCCGCCGCGGCGCCTATCTGCCGGCGCTGGCGCAGGTCCTGATGCCGATGGGGTGGGTCGCGATCAACACCTGGATCGTGCTCGACCTCTGCATGGCGGCGCTGGAGCGGATGGGCATTGGCGGCGGCATCGAGCTCAAATACGCGATCGCGGTGCTGGTGATGCTGTTCCAGATCGGCATCGCGGCCTGGGGCTTCAATGCCATCAAGGTGTTCGAGCGCTACACCATGCCGTTCATCCTGCTGATCATGGCGGTCATGACCGCGCTCGCCTTCCTGCGCGTCGATATCAGGTGGCAGTCGGCAACCGTCACCGGCATGCCGGCGTTCGCGGCGGCGACGCAGCTGATGACCGCGATCGGAATCGGCTGGGGCATTTCGTGGCTGACCTATGCCGCCGACTATACGCGCTTCACCAGGCCCTCGCTCGGCGCCGCCAAGGTGTTTCGGGCGACATTCCTCGGCATGTTCCTGCCGACGGTCTGGCTCGCCTTCCTCGGTGCGGCCATTGCGTCCGCCGGCGCCGGTTCCGATCCGTCGAAGCTGATCATCGCAGCTTTTGGTGCGATGGCGCTGCCGGTACTGCTGGTGCTGCTCCATGGCCCGATCGCGACCAACATCGTCGTGATCTATTCGGCGGCGCTGTCGTCGCTCGCGCTCGATCTGCGGCGGCCGCGCTGGGTGATCTCCGTGCTGTCCGGCCTGATCGCCTCCGCGATCCTGTACGCCTTCCTGCAATCGGGCGATTTCGCCCACGCCTTCGACAATTTCATGGTCGCCCTGATCGTCTGGATCAGCCCATGGGCCGGCGTGACGCTCGCGGACTTCTACCTGGTGCGACGCGGCCGCATCGATGTCGCCTCGCTCTACGAGGAGCCGGGTCGGGATCGTGATTTCAACTGGGCCGGGCTGATCGCGTTTGCTGCCGGCTTCGTGGCGGCGTGGGCTTTCCAGATGGGCACGATCAAGGCCATGCAAGGTCCGCTGGCGTTGGCGACCGGCGGGGTCGACCTGTCGTGGCTCACCGGCATCGGCGTTGCGATGGCGAGCTACCTTGCGCTGCATCGGCTGTTTGGACGTCCGTTGGCGCGGAGCGTCCCGTCGCCGGCCGTGGACACAGCGTCGATCGAACCCGCGCCCACATCGACCTGA
- a CDS encoding FMN-dependent NADH-azoreductase, which produces MTTLLHIDASPRGDRSVSRKLSRSFVEHWLTHEPGATIISRDVGRAPPPLITEAWVAAAFTAPGDRTAEQHDELRLSDALIDELERANVIVIGAPMHNYGMPAALKSWLDKVIRIDKTFSFDLARGDFPLEPIMRGKTLVVLSSRGEFGFGPGGVRETMNHLETHIFTCAHYLGVQESHLIAVDYQEFNDERYRRSLADAFAAIPVLVRQCLGIDGPVNVAAE; this is translated from the coding sequence ATGACGACACTTCTGCATATCGATGCCAGCCCGCGCGGCGACCGTTCGGTCAGTCGAAAGCTCTCCAGGTCGTTTGTCGAGCACTGGCTGACGCACGAGCCCGGCGCCACGATCATCTCGCGCGACGTCGGCCGCGCCCCGCCGCCGCTGATCACGGAGGCGTGGGTGGCCGCCGCCTTCACTGCGCCCGGCGACCGCACGGCGGAGCAGCACGACGAGCTTCGTCTCTCCGATGCGCTGATCGACGAGCTTGAACGCGCCAACGTGATCGTCATCGGGGCGCCGATGCACAATTACGGCATGCCGGCGGCCTTGAAGTCGTGGCTCGACAAGGTGATCCGCATCGACAAGACCTTCAGCTTCGATCTCGCCCGCGGCGACTTTCCGCTTGAGCCGATCATGCGCGGCAAGACGCTGGTGGTGCTGAGCTCGCGCGGCGAATTCGGCTTTGGCCCCGGCGGGGTGCGGGAAACCATGAACCATCTGGAAACCCATATTTTCACCTGCGCCCACTATCTCGGGGTGCAGGAGAGCCATCTGATCGCGGTCGACTACCAGGAGTTCAACGATGAACGCTACCGGCGCTCGCTCGCCGACGCCTTCGCCGCGATCCCCGTGCTGGTCCGGCAGTGTCTTGGAATCGACGGGCCTGTTAATGTGGCGGCGGAATGA
- a CDS encoding polysaccharide deacetylase family protein — translation MIKNPIPWPNGARCTCAITFDVDADSLIHIARPKDSFDRLYPITMGRYGPTVGVPRILETYRRLGLKQSFFMPAWTMQRYPDAVEAILRGGHEIGHHGYIHEDPTEISSVEQREAFERALGIHVAMTGRKPRGYRAPVYNANQTTIDLLIEHGFVYDSSLMADDIPYQMRTARGSLYEMPPHWGSDDWPPFAHYAEIGYMMPVKSPSEGLAASFEEFEAAYEAGGFWMGIWHPFLTGRLARWRVVERWLEQIVAERKVWFASLEDIAAHLDGLVKAGTYQVRVETLPYFTQPVS, via the coding sequence ATGATAAAGAATCCCATCCCCTGGCCGAACGGTGCGCGCTGCACCTGTGCGATCACGTTCGACGTCGACGCCGACAGCCTGATCCACATCGCGCGCCCAAAGGACTCCTTCGACCGGCTCTATCCGATCACGATGGGACGCTACGGACCGACCGTCGGCGTGCCGCGCATCCTGGAAACCTATCGACGCCTCGGCCTGAAGCAATCGTTCTTCATGCCGGCCTGGACCATGCAGCGCTATCCGGATGCGGTGGAGGCGATCCTCAGGGGTGGCCACGAGATCGGCCATCACGGCTACATCCATGAGGATCCGACGGAGATTTCCTCGGTGGAGCAGCGCGAGGCCTTCGAACGCGCGCTCGGCATTCATGTCGCGATGACCGGGCGCAAGCCGCGCGGCTACCGCGCGCCGGTCTACAACGCCAACCAGACCACGATCGATCTCCTGATCGAGCACGGCTTCGTCTACGATTCGTCGCTGATGGCCGACGACATCCCGTACCAGATGCGCACCGCGCGCGGATCGCTCTACGAAATGCCGCCGCACTGGGGATCGGACGATTGGCCGCCCTTCGCCCATTACGCGGAGATCGGCTACATGATGCCGGTCAAATCGCCGAGCGAGGGCCTTGCCGCCTCGTTCGAGGAGTTCGAAGCCGCCTATGAGGCCGGCGGATTCTGGATGGGGATCTGGCACCCGTTCCTGACCGGCCGGCTTGCCCGCTGGCGCGTCGTGGAGCGTTGGCTCGAGCAGATCGTTGCCGAACGCAAGGTCTGGTTCGCATCGCTCGAGGACATCGCGGCGCACCTCGACGGCCTGGTCAAGGCAGGCACCTACCAGGTCCGCGTCGAGACCCTGCCCTACTTCACGCAGCCCGTGTCATGA
- a CDS encoding LysR substrate-binding domain-containing protein — MRKLPPLNAVRAFEAAARHESFTAAANELCVTVTAISHQVRQLEAILGHKLFERSGRAVVLTAEGHAVFPMLRDGFDRMASAFAAIRPPADGDAITVSTTRAFAERWLMPRLARFNAAFPHLVVHIDATEEVRTPGADGVDLAIRYGRVDRAGETSVLFSDRYIAVAASAICPPGARLGIDDVRSRSLLAFRWKNAALDSPAWSAWLAAADHDPGRDFRISWYSEEPLALHAAERGLGPLLCSDALVDEQLREGTLRRLDGPALAGFAYRLVDTPNAARRKSVTAFIDWLRAEAATFRAAPEQVMTRAA; from the coding sequence ATGCGCAAGCTGCCGCCGCTTAATGCCGTCCGCGCGTTCGAAGCCGCGGCGCGCCATGAGAGCTTCACCGCCGCCGCCAATGAACTCTGCGTCACGGTGACGGCGATCAGTCACCAGGTTCGGCAACTCGAGGCAATTCTCGGACACAAGCTGTTCGAGCGCTCCGGCCGCGCGGTGGTGCTGACCGCGGAGGGCCATGCGGTGTTCCCCATGCTGCGCGACGGCTTCGACCGCATGGCGAGTGCCTTCGCCGCGATCCGTCCGCCGGCCGACGGCGATGCGATCACGGTATCGACCACGCGCGCCTTCGCCGAGCGCTGGCTGATGCCGCGGCTCGCGCGCTTCAACGCCGCGTTTCCGCACCTCGTCGTCCACATCGATGCGACCGAAGAGGTGCGGACGCCGGGCGCAGACGGCGTCGATCTGGCGATCCGCTACGGACGCGTCGACCGCGCCGGCGAGACATCGGTGCTGTTCAGCGATCGCTACATTGCGGTTGCGGCGAGCGCGATCTGTCCGCCCGGTGCCCGTCTCGGCATTGACGACGTCCGTTCGCGCTCGCTGCTGGCGTTCCGCTGGAAGAACGCCGCGCTGGACTCGCCGGCGTGGTCGGCCTGGCTCGCGGCGGCCGATCATGATCCCGGCCGGGACTTCCGCATCTCCTGGTACAGCGAGGAGCCGCTGGCGCTGCATGCCGCCGAGCGCGGGCTCGGACCGCTGTTGTGCAGCGATGCGCTGGTGGACGAGCAATTGCGCGAGGGCACGCTGCGCCGGCTCGACGGTCCCGCGCTTGCGGGCTTTGCCTATCGCCTCGTCGATACGCCAAACGCTGCCCGGCGCAAATCGGTGACGGCGTTCATCGACTGGCTGCGGGCCGAGGCGGCCACCTTTCGGGCGGCTCCCGAGCAGGTCATGACACGGGCTGCGTGA
- a CDS encoding DUF1989 domain-containing protein — MTIATIDLTRARLIPARNGVAARLDAGETVMVVNTHGKQVVDTWAFNARDTGEFMSMEHSRASMLRLIPRVGDTLTTNRRRAILTFVADTTPGIHDTLIAACDIHRYRQLGAVGHHDNCTQNLAHALETVGLSAAVTPAPLNLFMNVPVTDGGQLDFKSPVSEAGQYVALRAEMDLVIVFSACPQDMVPVNDMRPTDAHFLIA, encoded by the coding sequence ATGACCATAGCAACCATCGATCTGACCCGCGCCCGTCTGATTCCGGCCCGCAATGGCGTGGCGGCTCGCCTCGATGCGGGAGAGACGGTCATGGTCGTCAACACCCATGGCAAGCAGGTGGTCGATACCTGGGCCTTCAATGCCCGCGACACCGGCGAGTTCATGTCGATGGAGCACAGCCGTGCATCGATGCTGCGGCTGATTCCGCGCGTGGGTGACACGCTGACGACCAACCGGCGCCGCGCGATCCTCACCTTCGTCGCCGACACGACGCCGGGAATCCACGACACGTTGATCGCGGCCTGCGACATTCACCGCTATCGCCAGCTCGGTGCGGTCGGCCACCACGACAATTGCACGCAGAATCTGGCGCACGCGCTCGAGACAGTCGGCCTGTCGGCTGCGGTGACGCCGGCTCCGCTCAATCTGTTCATGAATGTACCCGTCACCGACGGTGGTCAACTGGACTTCAAGTCGCCCGTCAGCGAGGCCGGGCAGTATGTGGCGCTGCGTGCCGAGATGGATCTCGTCATCGTGTTCTCCGCCTGTCCGCAGGACATGGTGCCGGTGAACGACATGCGGCCGACCGACGCTCATTTTCTCATCGCCTGA
- a CDS encoding LysR family transcriptional regulator, whose product MRLRQLECFRALMLHGTMTRAAELLGMSQPGISTMIAGLEHETGLNLFLRRGGRLQPTPEAKLFYVEAARALEAAENAARVAAEIRSGRRGHLAIAAYPSISISLLPRLLSQFARNKPELQIKIITRNSATVRELISTQQFDLAIAELPLDYPTSHMEVFSYECACMLPHAHPLAKLKQITPDDLDGVPFVTLFRGDPIYQQLASAFSEYGARWNVVAETEFFSTACQLVAEGRGVGIVDPVVSKPFTEDLAIRPFKPKIQYQIAILSPTHEAPSQMAQDFAKLLRRGLRG is encoded by the coding sequence ATGCGCCTCAGACAGCTCGAATGCTTCCGCGCCCTGATGCTCCACGGCACCATGACCCGGGCGGCCGAGTTGCTCGGCATGTCGCAGCCCGGCATCAGCACGATGATCGCGGGCCTCGAGCACGAGACCGGCCTCAATCTCTTCCTGCGCCGCGGCGGCCGCCTTCAGCCGACCCCGGAAGCCAAGCTGTTCTATGTCGAGGCGGCGCGCGCCCTCGAAGCCGCCGAGAACGCGGCGCGCGTTGCGGCCGAGATCAGGTCCGGGCGGCGCGGTCACCTCGCGATCGCGGCCTATCCGAGCATTTCGATCAGCCTGCTGCCGCGGCTTCTGTCGCAGTTCGCCAGGAACAAGCCCGAGCTGCAGATCAAGATCATCACGCGCAATTCCGCGACCGTCCGCGAGCTGATCTCGACGCAGCAATTCGATCTCGCGATCGCCGAGCTGCCGCTGGATTATCCGACCTCGCACATGGAGGTGTTCTCGTATGAGTGCGCGTGCATGCTGCCGCATGCGCATCCGCTCGCGAAGCTCAAGCAGATCACCCCTGATGACCTCGATGGCGTCCCCTTCGTCACGCTGTTTCGCGGCGATCCGATCTACCAGCAGCTGGCATCCGCCTTCTCCGAATACGGCGCGCGCTGGAACGTGGTCGCGGAGACCGAATTCTTCTCGACCGCGTGCCAGCTCGTCGCCGAGGGCCGCGGCGTCGGCATCGTCGATCCGGTGGTGAGCAAGCCCTTCACCGAAGACCTCGCCATCCGCCCGTTCAAGCCGAAGATCCAGTACCAGATCGCCATCCTCTCCCCGACGCACGAAGCGCCGTCGCAGATGGCGCAGGATTTCGCGAAACTGCTGCGGCGTGGTTTGCGGGGGTGA